Proteins found in one Hippopotamus amphibius kiboko isolate mHipAmp2 chromosome 12, mHipAmp2.hap2, whole genome shotgun sequence genomic segment:
- the LPAR5 gene encoding lysophosphatidic acid receptor 5, whose protein sequence is MANSSANDSIPRCLDHQRIHHLHLVVYSLVLAAGLPLNALALWVFLRALRLHSVVSVYMCNLAASDLLFTLSLPLRLSYYARHYWPFPNLLCQLAGAIFQMNMYGSCIFLTLINVDRYAAIVHPLRLRHLRRPRVARLLCLGVWALILMFAVPIALVHRPSHCTRDGRLVNLCFESFSDELWKGKLLPLVLLAEVLGFLLPLVAVIYSSGRVFWTLGRPDATLSQRRRKTVRLLLASLVIFLLCFVPYNTTLAVYGLLRGSVVPASGAARSQVRGVLMVMVLLAGANCVLDPLVYYFSAEGFLNTLRGLSAPLGARTSASNEVPGSLVEPPTETTHVARPAAASQSLLQLSDPRSSFTRCPEDSSL, encoded by the coding sequence ATGGCCAACTCCTCGGCCAACGACTCTATTCCCCGGTGCCTTGACCACCAGCGCATCCACCACCTGCACTTGGTGGTCTACAGCCTGGTGCTGGCGGCAGGCCTCCCCCTCAACGCCCTGGCCCTCTGGGTCTTCCTGCGCGCACTACGCCTGCACTCGGTGGTGAGCGTGTACATGTGCAACCTGGCGGCCAGCGACCTCCTCTTCACCCTCTCGCTGCCCTTGCGCCTCTCCTACTACGCGCGGCACTACTGGCCCTTCCCGAACCTCCTGTGCCAGCTGGCGGGCGCCATATTCCAGATGAACATGTACGGCAGCTGCATCTTCCTGACCCTCATCAACGTGGACCGCTACGCCGCCATCGTGCACCCGCTGCGGCTGCGCCACCTGCGGCGGCCCCGCGTGGCGCGGCTGCTCTGCCTGGGCGTGTGGGCGCTCATCCTGATGTTCGCCGTGCCCATCGCGCTGGTGCACCGGCCCTCGCACTGCACCCGCGACGGCCGCCTGGTGAACCTGTGCTTCGAGAGCTTCAGCGACGAGCTGTGGAAGGGCAAGCTGCTGCCGCTCGTGCTACTGGCCGAGGTCCTGGGCTTCCTGCTGCCCCTGGTGGCCGTGATCTACTCGTCGGGCCGCGTCTTCTGGACCCTGGGGCGGCCCGACGCCACGCTGAGCCAGCGGCGGCGGAAGACGGTGCGCCTCCTGCTGGCCAGCCTGGTCATCTTCCTGCTGTGCTTCGTGCCCTACAACACCACGCTGGCCGTGTACGGGCTGCTGCGTGGCTCTGTGGTGCCGGCCAGCGGGGCTGCGCGCAGCCAGGTGCGTGGGGTGCTGATGGTCATGGTGCTGCTGGCCGGCGCGAACTGCGTGCTCGACCCGCTGGTGTACTACTTCAGCGCCGAGGGTTTCCTCAACACCCTGCGCGGCCTGAGCGCTCCGCTGGGGGCCAGGACCTCGGCCTCCAACGAGGTTCCGGGGTCGCTCGTCGAACCGCCCACTGAGACCACCCACGTCGCCAGGCCGGCCGCCGCCAGCCAGAGCCTACTCCAGCTCTCCGACCCCCGGTCCTCCTTCACCCGGTGCCCCGAGGATTCGTCCCTCTGA